The Pan paniscus chromosome 3, NHGRI_mPanPan1-v2.0_pri, whole genome shotgun sequence genome includes a window with the following:
- the NDUFC1 gene encoding NADH dehydrogenase [ubiquinone] 1 subunit C1, mitochondrial, with the protein MAPSALLRPLSRLLAPARLPSGPSVRSKFYVREPPNAKPDWLKVGFTLGTTVFLWIYLIKQHNEDILEYKRRNGLE; encoded by the exons ATGGCGCCGTCCGCCTTGCTGCGTCCCCTCTCCCGGCTGCTGGCCCCCGCCAGGCTCCCGAGCGGCC CTTCAGTGCGATCAAAGTTCTACGTGCGAGAGCCGCCGAATGCCAAACCTGACTGGCTGAAAGTTGGGTTCACCTTGGGCACCACTGTCTTCTTGTGGATCTAT CTCATCAAACAACACAATGAAGATATTTTAGAgtacaaaagaagaaatgggcTGGAATAA